One window of the Salvelinus fontinalis isolate EN_2023a chromosome 2, ASM2944872v1, whole genome shotgun sequence genome contains the following:
- the LOC129822230 gene encoding gametogenetin-binding protein 2-like, translating to MASLVAVCRDGEEDFPFLARQIPLYIDDTLTMVMEFTDNVMNLDSHQINSSEMKQFVEHHSMLKQQDLNNAMIVSSREMFSALSQLVPCVGCRRSVERLFSQLVESGNPALEPITVKSIGVLSVTKACVVNAKKLYTLFYVHGSKLNDMIDAIPKSKKNQRCQLHSLDTHKPKPLGGSWLEVWELMSQECRDEVVLIDSACLLETLETYLRKHRFCTDCKNKVLRAYNILVGELDCTKEKSYCAALYEGIRCCPHERHVHVCCETDFIAHLLGRAEPEFTGGYERRERHAKTIDIAQEEVLTCLGIHLYERLHRIWLKLRAEEQTWQMLFYLGIDALRKSFEMAVEKVQGISRLEQLCEELSEEERAKELKQEKKRQKKKNRRKNKCGFNMSDGKEKSLDEASLESVERRGCKACGSPEVEGHVGCVEVVVTSNESTMSCSCPDGTVPKVKKGLSPHSNGSDCGYSSSMEGSETGSREGSDVACTEGICNHEEAGDYLCGHHHNHCDEDEVDWVYSCVECWANSEENTKGKKNNKKRKSKGLLCNDPGRKTEGCVMEGYRRGQNTSTTSRVCRTKEMCAKLCCDTFSSIALQLPWAEHQKNMSHYLEANVCGQGNTRANSLMELLTDSEVTSDEENCLTQDEIQLFVDSNKSFYNNRDQYRQHLKDKFTKYCRGGGEWFAAATTSVN from the exons ATGGCGAGTTTGGTTGCGGTTTGCAGGGACGGGGAAGAGGACTTCCCTTTCCTCGCACGACAGATTCCCCTGTACATCGATGACACCCTCACA ATGGTGATGGAGTTTACTGACAATGTCATGAACCTTGACAGTCACCAGATCAACAGCTCTGAGATGAAGCAGTTTGTTGAG CATCACAGCATGCTGAAGCAGCAGGACCTGAACAACGCCATGATTGTGTCGTCCAGGGAGATGTTCAGTGCCCTGTCCCAGCTGGTGCCGTGTGTGGGCTGCAGGCGGAGTGTGGAGCGCCTCTTTTCCCAGCTGGTGGAGTCTGGGAACCCGGCTCTGGAGCCCATCACTGTGAAGTCCATCGGCGTGCTCTCTGTCACCAAGGCCTGCGTGGTCAACGCAAAGAAGCTCTACACCCTCTTCTACGTCCATGG gTCAAAGTTGAATGACATGATCGATGCCATTCCAAAAAGCAAAAAGAATCAACGCTGCCAGTTGCACTCCTTAGACACACACAAACCTAAGCCACTGGG GGGAAGCTGGCTGGAGGTGTGGGAGCTCATGTCTCAGGAGTGCAGGGATGAGGTTGTTCTGATTGACAGTGCTTGCCTCCTGGAAACCCTGGAAACATACTTGCGCAAACACAG GTTCTGTACTGACTGCAAGAACAAGGTATTGAGAGCGTACAACATCCTGGTAGGGGAGCTGGACTGCACTAAAGAGAAGAGCTACTGCGCTGCCTTGTACGAGGGTATCCGCTGCTGCCCCCACGAGCGCCATGTCCATGTCTGCTGCGAGACAGACTTCATCGCACACCTCCTGGGCCGGGCCGAGCCCGAGTTCACCGGAGGTTATGA ACGTAGAGAACGGCACGCTAAGACCATTGACATTGCTCAAGAGGAAGTGCTGACCTGCCTGGGCATCCACCTGTACGAGCGGCTGCACAGAATCTGGCTGAAGCTGAGGGCAGAGGAGCAAACCTGGCAGATGCTCTTCTACCTTGGCATTGACGCTCTACGCAAAAGCTTTGag ATGGCGGTGGAGAAGGTGCAAGGCATCAGTCGTCTGGAGCAGCTGTGTGAAGAGCTGTCGGAGGAGGAGAGGGCCAAGGAGCTGAAGCAGGAGAAGAAGAggcagaagaagaagaacagaCGAAAAAACAAGTGCGGCTTCAACATGTCCGACGGCAAAGAGAAGAGCCTGGATGAG GCTTCATTAGAGTCTGTGGAGAGAAGAGGCTGCAAGGCCTGTGGAAGCCCAGAGGTGGAGGGTCATGTCGGCTGTGTGGAGGTGGTCGTCACCAGCAACGAGAGCACTATGTCCTGCAGCTGCCCAGACGGCACCGTTCCTAAAGTCAAGAAAG GTTTGTCACCCCACAGCAATGGGAGTGACTGTGGCTACTCTTCTAGCATGGAAGGCAGCGAGACTGGCTCACGGGAGGGCTCTGACGTCGCCTGCACAGAGGGAATCTGCAACCATGAGGAAGCAG GAGACTACTTGTGTGGTCACCATCATAATCACTGTGATGAAGACGAGGTGGACTGGGTATACAGCTGTGTGGAGTGCTGGGCTAACTCTGAAGAAAACACTAAGGGCAAGAAAAATAATAAGAAAAGAAAGAGCAAGGGCTTGTTATGTAACGATCCG GGTCGAAAAACAGAGGGTTGTGTGATGGAAGGGTACAGGAGAGGGCAAAACACTTCTACAACGTCACGTGTGTGCAGAACCAAAGAGATGTGTGCCAAGTTGTGCTGTGACACCTTTTCTAGCATTGCACTGCAGTTACCATGGGCAGAACATCAAAAGAACATGAGTCATTATCTGGAGGCAAACGTGTGTGGTCAGGGGAACACCAGAGCCAACAGTCTCATGGAACTACTG ACCGACTCTGAAGTGACTTCAGACGAAGAGAACTGCCTCACGCAGGACGAGATCCAGTTGTTTGTGGATAGCAACAAGTCCTTCTACAACAACCGCGACCAGTACAGACAGCACCTGAAGGATAAATTTACGAAGTACTGCCGCGGCGGTGGAGAGTGGTtcgctgctgccaccaccagcgTCAATTAA